The following proteins are encoded in a genomic region of Sesamum indicum cultivar Zhongzhi No. 13 linkage group LG8, S_indicum_v1.0, whole genome shotgun sequence:
- the LOC105169182 gene encoding cytochrome b-c1 complex subunit 6: MADDEPVDPKKELEDRCKAPCTRPLKEYQACAKRIQGDESGHKHCTGQYFDYWRCVDKCVATKLFSYLK; this comes from the exons GGCTGATGATGAGCCAGTAGATCCAAAGAAGGAACTTGAAGACCGTTGCAAAGCTCCTTGTACACGGCCACTTAAAGAATATCAG GCATGTGCTAAGAGAATTCAAGGTGATGAATCTGGGCACAAGCATTGTACCGGACAATACTTCGATTACTGGCGCTGTGTTGACAAATGC GTCGCCACTAAGCTATTTTCTTATCTTAAGTAA